The following is a genomic window from Strongyloides ratti genome assembly S_ratti_ED321, chromosome : 1.
TAAGCATTACAAAATCactaaagataaatttttttgaaatataaattatgcTTTTATAAATCTATTCTTCTTTTCAAttagaaaaacaaaaaaaaattatttaatctcggcttttaattttaaaatactttatataagaaaaaaatatatataattgaaattttaaagtatctatcaatataataactttatatttttttaagaaaaatcttaataatagaatcagtaaatattgaaaactgggtaaataaatgattatttgGTATATTTATAAGACAATCAAACATGAATAGAATGATATAATGtagattaaataatatttttgagaacgtatttaaactttataaatgataaacgattaaaataagtaatagaaattatttaaaaagctATGGCAAGATTAAAAAgggttttttaaaaaaaaaaaattttctttttataaagactagatataaatataaaaaaaaaaaaatttaatgaaactATAAtcttaatcattttatactTCATTCCTAAAGCAGCATGTTTCTCCTTTTTCTTCGATAAGCAAATTGAAggaaaagatatatttttttgtaaaagaatataaaatataaattaaaaacaaatggcatttaatttttagtagTCATAAATGACAtgttatcttttaaaagattaaataaaaaataagagCTCCGTTAAATAACTTCATCTTAAGCATTTTATTGGAAaacaaacttttattaatgtatattgtttgaatattgtatttatttaatcataaatttttttattactttttgtataatttttttcaagtaGAAAAATGTTATAGAACCATAACACAGAATGATCATATTACATTTGGAATGACGGAtgaaagtataaaaaaagtataacataaaatgaatttgacgcataaaaattgtaatttcTATGAATGCTTTAAAgtcattataaattataaggAGAAACAACTGGGCATGTAATATAACAAGTTGTCAAAAGTTCACACGCTCATAATAACTTCTGAATATTTTAACCTTttcaacaataaaataagtttaaaataggaaaattttattattaaaatatttttaatataagtataaatataatcaaactactatttattatgtacaataatttataaaataacgaaatataaataactaaTAAGATAAAATCATAAATCTCATTTGGCtatatatgaataaatatacaaactTATTacgaaataaaaaaaaaaatatatatatatatgcaaCCAGTCATAacatgttaaaaaaaagttagttgatttaattttaaacaatcgTATACAAATATTGGAAAATGAAAAGAAATAGGATGTTTTTTTATTGGCataatagaaaaaagttgattgattttaatgaaaatatttgttgtataataaaaagaatatattatttccttatttattaatgttgtttttatttatatgtaatttttataatatatttttcaaaaaaaaaaactaattataaaaagtaaaaacaGTGATGGGTATTATATAAAGTGGCATTAAAGTGCTATTATCAATTAAGTTGTGTATAACAATATTGAAGGTAACATTTTCCACGCTTGAAGTTCCCACCTCTTGAATTTGGTAGATTTTCATAAGAAATTTGTTCATAAAACAAatactatatttatattaataaaatattctaacaaaaataaatattatgttattaaaaataaaataaaaaaataaaagtaaaatactGTATATACTCCCATTAAATTAAGATAGATAATTGATAATCAAAATGACATAACAAAAAATGTAACATtggatttttatatttctaatttaagttaattttttttattattaaaaactatGAACCaagtacatttttaaatcCATTAATAACATTTAGAAACActacattatttataaattacaaCTAACATAAAGAACTAAATAATGAAGTTTTGCTAATAATTttgtcaaaaaatattttgccCTGAATACAAATCAGGAATATTTGAATAAGtgcaaaaagaaaaatgttttttagcCAATccttaccaaaaaaaaaaattatggaaaacatataaaatttatagaaCCAATAACCAACAAAAATAGAAGCACATGTTTtgcatttattaaatatttttaaaaataaatttttattttgatttaacacgtattgttttttttttactaagtCTAATTGtacttaattatttttttttttttaaatttcctatttaaaaaaaaaattaaaaattattaatttaataaaatataaaaaagtaaatttatatagatatgtattaatatatatatatataatatattatatataattaaaattggCATTATTTAGATGAAATGAAACAAATGAATGTTAACGAAGAAATTGAATTGGgaagaaaattaaatatatattttaataacaaacaTAAAAAACAATGTAGATATTCcttaacattatattatcatgactttaatgtttttatcaATGAAATTGCTTTCACtacatattttatagaaatgaataaaattttataaaaaaaataaaatataattaattaaaaaaatcatcaTCACTTTCATCATTTtgagattttttaaaaacaatgttaactttattatctttaatttcttttttattcttGTTAAACAGGTTGTCCAAAAAATCAGTTTTTGTTGCACTTTTTAAATCTTcatctttttcttttgagTATTTGTTGTAAGATGCATCATCAATCTCAGttgttttatctttattaccaaataacatttttaatttttcatctaCAGATGAAATTGTATTTTCATCagttttttcattatttttaagttgttctaaaagtaataattgttatttaaataataagataaaGTAATAAGTTATGTGGTATATGATATATGTAGGTTGTTGCTATTATGATTAAATAGAtgtaatagtaaaaaaaaagtgatgtgaataaatacttttagaAGCTTACCAGAAGATGATTTATTAATAGCATTTGATTGACTATTTGATATAAAGTTTATTGTTCtgtttttagaaattttaatattatcctCTTCTTCAtccttttttatattaatatgtgAATTTACTATTTCTTcacttaatttatttttattatttatcatattatcttcctcatttttttcatcatttataaaaatatttttagtatcaAATTTAGTGTCCCCATCGTCAAAGACATTATTTATGCCAACAGTATTATTTTGTATGTTTTGATTAATATCAATTTCTCTATAATCTTCTATGTCTAAATTTagattaataatttgttttctCAATTCTAATAACTCATTTGTAGTCTTGTTTAAACTATCATCATTCCATTCTAAAGAATTATCCATATTTTGACTTTCTTTATCATTCCTAAGTCTAAAATACTCTTCACTTCCCATATTCAATCTataatttcttaaatttaCAAGATCAGCTTTAACTTCCTTTATTCTAGTAACAGCCATTGGCATTTCACTATGTAAAATAATACCACTATAATAtgatgtatttttttttaacattcttattatttatttatttgctTACCCAAATCCAATTTGATTATCTAAATTCTTTagtcttttattattattactagttattttatatttattgatatcccaaaaatattttgacgTCTCCAATTGCTCTAGTAATCTGGTACctgtataataataatttcctgacccataattattataattagatTTAAATTTCCAATCattaattgaattatttctataaaaatctatttcattatttttttcattataaactTTAGGCATTTTAAATCCaggatatttattttttatataatctatatataattcctaaaaatatttaagaaaatatatttagtttttttttttgttagcAAACCTTATGTTTTCGAGCTTTTTCTAACTTCATCTGTAACATAATTAACCGTTCTTGTATTTTTCTTTCATCAGAAGGTCCTGGTACTTCCTCGTTCATATGGTGGTCTTCAGTTTccatttattgtaaaaaaaaaaaagaaaataaatagataaacaaattttataaaaaaaaaaagtttaaatgaataaaagcTATTACTTTCTTTATCACATTGGTTTCCATGCCAACAACattcaaattattttctttttgcatttataaaaacaaatttatcattaaatcaAAAAGGTCATTTAATCCTCTTTTAGTATTAAgaataagaataaatttaaatgaaatatgtTTATACGGAATATTATAGTAAACAAAAGACAAATGCCATAAAGATAAGAACAATAAGCTtcaatttctaaaatattttgccATGTTTATACAGAAATTAATAATCTtactatataattttacattgtctttaaaaatatttaaaataatattttgaaaaatttatacctacaatatgttaaattaataaaatatacacaaaagattaaatttctacaattttaaatatactatgcaaaatattattattagctTTTTTTTCACTATACAACTTTAATCTAAACAATTTAATCTTAAtacatttagaaaaaaattttttttaataaacaatttatatatttttaatcttattgTAACTAtaattaacatatttatCGTTTTGTTGTTGAAAAACATTTTCAATCTTTTCccattttttacatatactATTTATACCGGAaaccatttattttaactatttttttattcctaATATTCCAGAAATGTACTCGAgtgttattatataaaaaaaatatataacataattattatattataaaatttttatcttaaatatttacttaattttttatttaacattttttttttgtaaatgaaagtttttaacattttttttttcctttttctcatcatattttattaagagGACTTTGTTTAAATAAGTATGATTAACTcaattgtataatatttttatccatTCAACCAAGTTACTTCTATATTGTTCTTTCCTTAATTTGACTGTTCCTATATCTTATAATGTTATTTAGTCCAtctttttaaagataatggATTGTGGACATTTACtagttatattatatacatatatatctttatttgaTATGATGATCGTTTtcctataaaattttatgtatttcAAACTATCTTTATAGTTGGTATAAAAAGATACTAATATTTAGATTGATGTGTTAAAACCAAATACATATATagacatattaaaaaatataaaaacaaaatttatttttgttaaagaatattaatttagtGGGCCGTTATTTTgcttgttattttttaaaaaaaaataaattttttttttttaaaaaaaagtaatttttatatatcgtAGTTTGTCACATTAAAAAacttgttattttatttatttatgatttgtttttttttttttattttttttatttttttagaaaaaatatgcAAGCATCACCGATTTCTACATCTATTCCTTTACCTTTTTCAAAAAGTTTGAATGAAATTAAGGCTGAGCAGGCTATTAATTTAGATATTTTACGTGTCAAACTTGTTGGTATTTCAATGAAAGACATTGTTCCTATGTTAGTATCAAGAAGGGTACTTAAAAGTTATGAAATGAATGAAGTTTATTCTAAAgttagttaaatattttctctttttaaaaatatatatctaataatttatttataggaAAATTCTAAAGAACAAATTGaaacattaattaatattttacagACAAAAAATCATTGGATGGGTCCTTTTATTGATTCTCTTATAAGAAATGGTCAATTTGCATTAGTTCGTGAATTAATTGATGAAAGTAATGTAAATAGATCTACAAGTGAAAGtccaaaataatatatatacatatatatatatataatttccagaatataaaaaaacttcttttaaatatataatttttttttaatgtaatattacattttatttaatgatattaaaattacttttataattattaaaattaataatattgaagaGCAGTTTTGTTAACTAACGACAAAAAATGTGtccaataaataatattaaaaatagtaaaaagaGCAGGAAATATTCTTCTAGCTATCCTATCCCATTGATCTGGATTACGAAATATAgtactaaaataatttattattaaaaataatttgataaacaaacctttttaaaatagatttattattatccTCACAATcatgattaaaattatttttacttttaaatataaaagaattttgaCCATCTGTACTTGTATATTGTTGTGTATGTCCTTGTTGATTTCCATCTTCTGAATTATCATCTCTAATCTCATTTCCCAAAACTATATTCCCATTTATAGAACCATAACTTTTTGCTTTAGGTATTCTTATATTACAAATAGATTCAAAATCTCCTTTTTTcgatttttttcttttttttccattattatataaatgtggTCTTCTTGAAACTCTATCAATATATCCTACAATAGCTAACTCAACTAATGAACTAAAAACAAAAAGGCATGCCATAAGTATCCAGACATCAATAGATTTTATATAACTGACTTTTGGCATAGTTCTAGCAACATTACCGTACTGAAATGTTAATGCCATTAAGGCACTAACACCAAGTGTCATTCGAGCTGGTAAT
Proteins encoded in this region:
- a CDS encoding CARD domain and Death-like domain-containing protein, whose protein sequence is MQASPISTSIPLPFSKSLNEIKAEQAINLDILRVKLVGISMKDIVPMLVSRRVLKSYEMNEVYSKENSKEQIETLINILQTKNHWMGPFIDSLIRNGQFALVRELIDESNVNRSTSESPK